The following are encoded in a window of Peromyscus leucopus breed LL Stock chromosome X, UCI_PerLeu_2.1, whole genome shotgun sequence genomic DNA:
- the LOC114701311 gene encoding 3-beta-hydroxysteroid-Delta(8),Delta(7)-isomerase: MTTNKGPLHPYWPRHLRLDNFVPNDIPTWHILVGLFSVSGVLIVSMWQLSHRASVVPLGTWRRLTLCWFAVCAFIHLVIEGWFSFYHEILLEDQAILSQLWKEYSKGDSRYILNDGFIVSMETITACLWGPLSLWVVIAFLRQQPFRFVLQLVVSVGQIYGDVLYFLTEQRDGFQHGELGHPLYFWFYFVILNGIWLVVPGVLVIDSIRHLTHAQSMLDSKAVKSKSKRN, from the exons ATGACCACCAATAAGGGCCCCTTACACCCATACTGGCCCAGGCACCTGAGGCTGGACAACTTCGTGCCTAATGACATCCCGACCTGGCATATCCTGGTGGGCCTGTTCTCCGTCTCTGGGGTCCTGATTGTAAGCATGTGGCAGTTGTCCCATCGAGCGTCCGTTGTCCCCCTCGGGACTTGGCGTCGACTGACCCTGTGCTGGTTTGCTGTGTGTGCGTTCATTCACCTTGTGATTGAGGGctggttctctttctaccatgagATCCTTCTTGAAGACCAAGCCATCTTATCCCAGCTCT GGAAAGAGTATTCCAAGGGAGACAGCCGATATATCCT TAATGATGGCTTCATCGTCTCTATGGAGACTATCACAGCTTGTCTCTGGGGACCACTCAGCCTGTGGGTAGTGATTGCCTTTCTCCGCCAGCAACCCTTCCGATTTGTCCTACAGCTTGTGGTCTCTGTGG GCCAGATATACGGGGATGTGCTGTACTTCCTGACAGAGCAGCGGGATGGATTCCAGCATGGGGAGCTAGGCCACCCCCTTTATTTCTGGTTTTACTTTGTTATCTTGAATGGCATATGGCTGGTGGTACCTGGAGTCCTCGTGATTGATTCCATAAGGCATCTCACTCATGCCCAGAGCATGTTGGACAGCAAGGCTGTGAAAAGTAAGAGCAAGCGGAACTAA